The following is a genomic window from Citrifermentans bemidjiense Bem.
AGATACTCGCCTACGCCGGCCAGCACCTGCTTCCCGCACAACCCCCTTTTGCCGTCCTCGCCGAACTCGCCGCGGCAAAGGGGGTCACCCAGGACCTCTACGACGTCCTCTGCATGGAACTGCTGCTGCGCGGGGAGATCGACGCCGCCGCGAAGGCTTCCAGCGAAGGGGCCAGTTCAACCGAGGCCGCGGTCCTCGCTTCGACCCAGACGCTGCGCGGCGCCTACCTGGAGTCGGTGGCGTCGTTCGAGGGGGCTCTCGCGCTACTGAAGAAGGAAACTGGCAAAAGGAAGACTTTCTTCGACAACATCACCGGCCCCTTGTACATCCTGGCCCTCATAGCCGCGGGGGACGAGCGCTCGTTGGCCCAGGCGGGAGAGTTCTGCGCCTTCGTGCTCGCGAAGAAGGAGTGGCCCCACCGGGACATCTACCTGATCCTCAAACAGGTCGCCGCGGAGAGAAGCGGAGAGCGGGGGGCCTCGCACTACCTGGAAGCGCTCGCCTCCGCCCCAGCCTTCGACACCTCCCCCTTCTACGCTCTTTTCAGCGTCATGGCTCTGCAATGGTGCGGGTCCGAAAAGGCGGGGAAGAAGGGTGAAAAGCTGATCCCGCTGGCGGGCAAGGCGCGCGATGCCGGCTACCTCTGGCTTGCCGACGAGCTTGAATGGACCGCGCTCGAATGCGGCGTAGCGCCTGCTCCCGCTCCTCCCAACGCAAAGCGGGAAAAACAAAAGGGACTCGTTCCCCTGATCCATGCCATAGCCAAAGTCGAGTTCTGGGAGACGGCCCTCCAAGCTCTGATCAGGCTGAACCGCGAAGAGGAAGAGGCAGAGCAAAAGCCGGTGTCGCAATCCCGCCTCATCTGGCACTTCGACGAAAAGCGCGGCTATTTCGAGATCCAGCCGCGCGAGCAAAAGCAGGCGCCGAACGGCAAATGGAGCTCGGGGCGGAACATCTCCCTCAAACGCCTCGCCGAAGACGCCGCGGGGATTGACTACCTCACCGAGCAGGACCGGCTCGTCTGCGCCTGCATCAAGTTGGAGCGCGGCCACGGCTATTACGGCCGGGACTCCTACGAACTGAACCAGGACCTGGCCCTGCCGCTCATGATCGGGCACCCACAGCTCTACCTCGATCCGGCGGCGACGGTGCACCTGGAGCTGGTGCGCGGCGAGCCCGAAATTCAGCTCAGCACCGATGGCGACACCCTGACGCTGCAGATCAACCCCCAGTTCGCGCCGGAGCAAAAGACCCATCTGCAAAAGGAGACCCCCACCCGGCTCAAGGTGTACCAGGTGAAGGAGGAATACCGACGCATCGCGACCATCGTCGGCAGCGGTCTGAAGCTCCCCGCGCAGGCCAAAAATCAGGCGCTGGCGGCGATCCATTCCCTCTCCTCGCTGGTCACGGTGCACTCGGACATCGGGGACGCGACGACCGAACAGGTTCCCAGCGACAGCACCCCCTGCTTCCATCTCCTCCCCTACCAGGCCGGATTAAGACTGGAGCTGCTGGTCTGCCCCTTGTCCGAAAGCGGCCCTTTTTTCCGCCCCGGCGCCGGTGGCGAGACCCTCATGGCCGTCCTCGAAGGGAAAAAGGTGCAGGCCAAGCGGGATCTGCAGTTGGAAGTCACCCGCGCGGCAGAAGCGGTCGCCGCCCTCCCCGTCCTTTCCGAAAGCGAGGAATGGGAAGGAGAATGGCTGATCCCCTCGACGGAGAAGTCGCTGGAACTGCTGCTTCAGTTCCAGGCGCTGGGGGAAACGGTGCGCGTCTCCTGGCCGGAGGGGGCGCGCTTCAAGATCAAGCAGATCGCCACCCCCGGGCACTGCCGGCTGGTCATCAAGCAGGCGAAGGACTGGTTCGAGCTGGAGGGGGAAGTGAAGCTGAACGAGGGGCTTTCGCTCGACCTGCGGCAGCTGGTCGAGCTCGCCAAGGATTCCCCCGGCCGCTTCATACGCCTCGCCGACGGCGACTTCCTGGCTCTCTCCGCCCAGCTCAAAAAGCACCTGGACGACCTGGCATCCTGCGCCGACCCCCATGGCAGCAACGCCTTCCGCTTCCATCCCTTAGCCTCCCCCGTCTTCGAGGAATTCGCCGGGCAGGCCGGGACCTTCGAGGCGGATCAGCAGTGGCAGCGCCAGATGAAAAGGCTGCACGAGGCAGAGGCCTTCCGCCCCCAGCTCCCCGCCACGCTGCAGGCCGAGCTGCGCGGCTACCAGGAAGAAGGGTTCAACTGGCTGAACCGGCTGGCCCACTGGGGGGTCGGAGCCTGCCTAGCCGACGACATGGGACTGGGGAAGACGGTCCAGGCGCTTGCGCAGATAATCTCCATGGCGGAGGGGGGGCCGTCGCTGGTGGTCGCCCCCACCTCGGTCTGCCTCAACTGGGAGAGCGAGACCCTGAAGTTCGCGCCCACCCTGAACCCAATCGTCTTCGGGGGGCAAAACCGGGCCAAGCTCCTCCAGGAGCTGAAGCCCTTCGACCTGGTCATTTGCAGCTACGGCCTTTTGCAGCAGGAGGGGGAACTTTTGGCCGCCGTGCCGTGGCAGGCGATCATCCTGGATGAGGCGCAGGCGATCAAGAACATGGCGACCAAGAGAAGCCAGGCCGCCATGGAGCTTAAGGGCGCCTTCAAGATGGTGGCCACCGGCACCCCCATCGAGAACCACCTAGGGGAACTCTGGAACGTATTCCGGTTCATCAACCCGGGGCTTCTAGGGAGCCTGAAGCAGTTCAACGTCAAGTTCGCCGCACCCATCGAGAAGAGCCAGGACAAAAAGGCCCGGGCCCGCCTCAAGAAGCTGATCCAGCCCTTCATCCTGCGCCGCACCAAGAACCAGGTGCTGGAGGAGCTCCCGCCGCGCACCGAGATCGTCATGAAGGTGGAGATGAGCGAGGAAGAGGCGTCGCTGTACGAGGCGATCAGGAAGAGCGCGCTCGACAACTTGGCCGGCGTCGGCAAGGTCGAGGGGAAAGGAGAGCTGCACCTGAAGATCCTCGCCGAGATCATGAGGCTGCGCCGCGCCTGCTGCAACCCGCGCCTGGTCCTGCCCGATACCCCCATCCCGAGCACCAAACTCGCCGCCTTCGGAGAAATCGTCGAAGAGCTGCGGGAAAACCGCCACAAGGCGCTGGTCTTCAGCCAGTTCGTCGGGCACCTGGAGCTCATCAGGCAGTACGTCGAGAAGAACGGGATCCCGTACCAGTACCTCGACGGCAGCACGCCACCGCAAGAGCGCAAGAAGCGCGTCGACGCCTTCCAAAGCGGCAGCGGCGACCTGTTCCTGATCAGCCTCAAGGCGGGAGGCGTCGGCCTCAACCTGACCGCCGCCGACTACGTGATCCACATGGATCCCTGGTGGAACCCCGCCGTCGAGGACCAGGCCTCCGACCGTGCCCACCGGATCGGTCAGCAGCGCCCCGTCACCATCTACCGCCTGGTGACCAGGGGGACCATAGAAGAAAAGATCGTCGGCCTGCACCAGCAAAAGCGCGGCCTTGCCGACAGCCTCCTCGACGAAAGCGACCTGAGCGGCCGAATCAGCGCAGAAGAGCTGCTGGCGCTATTGCGGAGGTAGTTGACTTTAAAAGGGGACAGGCTACTTTTTCTTTTGAAAAAGTAGCCTGTCCCCCTTTCCATTTCGATGGCATCACCGGGGACGTCCACTTGTGGAGGTACTATGCCGAGGATAGCCAGAGGTCTGAATGACGGCTTCATCTACCATGTGCTTAACCGTGGCAACAGCAGGGAGGAAGTCTTTCATAAACAGGGAGACTACTACTCCTTCGTAAAGCTGCTAACGGAATCAATGGAACAATTCGATGTGAGGATCTTTGCATACTGCCTCATGCCAAACCACTTTCACATATTGGTAGAACCGGAAAAGGGTGAGGCATTGAGCAAGTTCATGCAATGGCTCACCACCTGCCATGTCAGACGGTATCATCAACACTACGGAACAAGCGGCCACGTATGGCAAGACAGGTTCAAAAGCTTTATCGTACAGAACGATGTGCACCTACTGACAGTTGCCCGCTATATTGAGGGAAACCCCGTTCGCGCGGGGTTGGTCAAATCAGCAAAAGATTGGCGGTGGTCATCACACCGGGACAGGCTAAAAGGTGCCGGAAACGGAACAATAAGCGATCTTCCTATAGCGCTGCCCGATGCGTGGTCTAGCTACACAGATTTACCGCTGACAAGCATTGAGCTAGAAAAACTCCGTAAAAGCGTGGCGAAGCGTGCTCCGTTCGGCGAGGAGGAATGGGTGCACAAAACCAGTGAGCAGCATGGGCTGAGTTCGACCCTCAAAGGGCAGGGAAGACCTAAAAAAGTAATGAAAATACAGTCTTAGACAAAATACTCACAAAGGGGGACAGGCTACTTTTTGAAATCAAAAAGTAGCCTTTCCCCCTTTTTTTGTTCCGCCAACGTTGACTAAAATTAACTCTTACTCTATATTGCTCCGATTCGTCGCCTGCCCAAATCTCTCCCGAAGGAGCATCAATGAAGAATATCGCTGTCAAAGCCCTTTCTGCTGCAATGATTGTCACACTCACCGGCTGCGCCAGCATCGTCAGTAAGTCGAGCTGGCCGGTTAGTATTCAATCCAACCCCGCAGGCGCTAAATGCGTGGTCACAAACAACAAGGGTATAGCGATTCAATCCGGCGAGACTCCTATGATTGTGACAGTAGAGTCAGGAAACGGATTCTTCTCGAAGGCCAAATACTCTATCTCGTGCAATAAGGATGGATTTGATCCAGGGCGCAGCGAGCTTTCCGCGCACATGAACGGTTGGTACTGGGGCAACATTGTGTTCGGGGGGGTGATAGGGCTGCTGATCGTCGACCCCGCCACGGGCGCGATGTGGAAGATGGACGACACCCTCATGGTCCCACTTTCTCCGACCGTTGTGGCAAAGGCCCCGGCTCCTGCCGCAGCAGGCGCCAAAGAACCTGAAGTCAAGATCGCCGCAGCGGTTGACGCCAACGCTCCCGCACTCAGCGTCGACAAGAAGCTGCACCTGGCCAAAAACGACACCATCGCCGTCCTGCCCTTCACCATCCACGCCGCCCAAAACAAGTACGACCATATGAGCCAAGGTTTCTCCGACGATCTCACCTGCTACCTCATGAAAAGCGAGGACATCAAGATCATCGACAGGAACACGGTCGACAAGGCTCTCAGTGAGATCAAGTCCAGCAACAGCGGGATCTTGGACACTACCACCGCGCAAAACATAGGGAAGGCGATCGGCGCAAAGTTCGTCATTCTCGGCAACGTGGAGGTCATCGACAGCGAGGCCAACGTCATCTGCCGCGTGATAAAAGTGGAGACCTGCGAGAACGTCCTCTCCGAGAAAGTGACGGGGAACGCCGCCAACATCCTGCAGTTGAGAGATCAACTGGGACAAAAGATGAACCAACGGCTGGTCACGCTGTAGGCAAAGAGTCGCAGTAACGACAGGCGGGACGATAGATGAAGATAATCGCGATCAACGGCAGCCCGAGGAAAAAGTGGAACACGGCAACCCTGCTGGAGAAGGCTCTCGAAGGGGCGGCTTCGGCCGGTGCCGAGACGGAACTGATTCATCTGTACGACTTGAACTACAAGGGATGCATCAGCTGCTTCGCCTGCAAGCTCAAGGGTGGCAAGAGCTACGGCAAGTGCGCCATGCGGGACGAGCTCACCCCTGTGCTGGATAGAATCGCCGCTGCCGACGCCTTCGTACTCGGCTCCCCGGTGTACTTTGGAACGGTGACCGGAGAGATGCACTCGTTCATGGAGCGGCTCCTCTTCCAGTACCTGGTGTACAGCAACCCGCCGACGACGCTCTTTCCCCGCCGCATCCGCACGGGGTTCATCTACACCATGAACGTCTCCGAAGAGATCATGAAGCAGTACTCCTACCCTATCCACATCGGCCTCAACGAGGGGGTCCTCGCACGTAACTTCGCCGCCTGCGAAACGCTCTGCGCCAACGAGACGCTGCAGTTCGAGGACTACGACAAGGTGGTCTTCAACTACTTCGATCCGGCGCAAAGACGCGAACGGTACCAGAAGCAGTTTCCCGAAGACTGCAAGAAGGCGTTCGCGCTCGGCGCGCGGCTGGTGCAACCATGAGCCAGGCAACGATGGAGAGCGAAGCAGAGAACGCAACTTGCCTGATCCTGGTCGACCTGCAAAACGATTACTTCCCAGGCGGCAGCATGGAACTCGTAGGGATGGTGGAAGCCACCGCCAACGCGAAGCTCCTACTGGAGCAGGCGAGAAAGAGCGGGACCCCGGTCATCCATATCCAGCACATCGCCGCGCGCCCGGGTGCGACCTTCTTCGTGCCCGGCACCGACGGCGCCGAGATCAACCCGGTGGCGGAGCCTGTGGCCGGCGAATCGATCGTGGTCAAGAACTTCCCCAACAGCTTCCGCGGTACTTCGCTTCTTGAGCTGCTCGCGGCCCGGCAGGTGAAGGACCTGGTGATCTGCGGGGCGATGAGCCACATGTGCATAGACGCGACGACCAGGGCGGCGTTCGATTTGGGCTTTAACTGCACCGTCGTCGCAGACGCCTGCGCTACCAGGGACCTGCAGTTCCAGGGACGGACGGTCAAGGCTGCCGATGTGCACGCCTCCTTTATGGCTGCGCTTGCGATCCCTTATGCCAAGATAGTCACCACAAAGGAGATGGTGCATCAAATCTAATTGACTTCCCGGCGTTAAGGAGTGTATTAGAACTGGTTCTGAAACCTGTCCTAAGCCAAGACAGGGCAATCTATGAGCAAAGACAGAGCCGCCTGTTTCAGCAAAGCTGATGGGCGGCTTTTTTTACTGTGACAACAACGGGAGTTGCGGATGACATCCAGTGAAGAGAGCACGAAAGTGGCAATTCGGCAGGTATTCGGCTTGCCGGTGATAGTGGCGGCCCTCGGGTACTTCGTCGACATATATGACCTGGTACTGTTCAGCATCGTCAGGGTCCCGAGCCTGAAGGGGATCGGGCTCTCCGGGCAAGAACTGATCGACAAGGGGGTGTTCCTGCTCAACATGCAGATGGCGGGCATGCTGCTGGGCGGCATCCTCTGGGGGGTCCTCGGCGACAGAAAGGGTCGCCTCAAAATCATGTTCGGCTCTATCTTCATCTACTCTATAGCGAATCTTGCCAACGGCATGGCCAACTCCATCGAGGCCTACGCCTTTCTCCGTTTCATGGCTGGGGTGGGACTCGCCGGCGAACTCGGCGCCGGCATCACCCTGGTGAGCGAGGTGCTGCACCGCTCCATCAGGGGTTACGGCACCATGATCGTGGCTACGGTCGGGGTATCGGGAGCCATCCTCGCCAACATCGTCGCCAAGGAGTTCGATTGGCGCACCGCATTCGTCATCGGGGGCATCCTGGGGCTCATGCTCCTGCTGCTGCGGGTCGCCGTCGCGGAATCCGGGATGTTCAAGGGGATGGAATCAAAGGAAGTCGCCAAGGGAAACTTCCTCGCCCTCTTCACCTCGCGCGACCGATTCGGCCGCTTCATGAACTCCATCCTGATCGGCCTCCCCTCCTGGTTCGTGGTGGGGGTCCTGATCACCTTCTCCCCCGAATTCGCAAGAGCCCTCGCGGTCCAGGGACCGGTTAACGCAGGCAACGCCGTCATGTACTGCTACATGGGGCTCGTGGCCGGAGATCTCGTGAGCGGGCTCTTGAGCCAGCTGCTGAAAAGCCGCAAGAAAGTGGTGCTCCTTTTCCTGCTGCTCACGGTCGCGGCAGTGGCCGGATACTTCAGCGCCGCCAAGGTTACAGCCGGCTCCTTCTACATCATCTGCGGACTCCTTGGCTTCGGTATCGGCTACTGGGCCATCTTCGTCACCGTGGCGGCCGAGCAGTTCGGAACCAACCTGAGGGCCACCGTCGCCACTACCGTCCCCAACTTCGTGCGCGGCATGACCATCCCCATCACCATGCTGTTCCAGGCGGCGAGAAAGGTCCTCGGACTGGAAATGGGCGCCTTGGCCGTCGGGGCGCTTTGCCTCGTCATCGCGCTGATAAGCCTCTCCCTGCTACAGGAGACTTTCCACAAGGACCTCGACTATTTCGAGGAGTACCTTTGAAGCTGTAGTTTAGCTTCCGACGCACGCCCTCACCCCCGCCCCTCTGAGGGCGAGGGGTAACCATAAGGAGACACGAACTATGGACCCACTTTCCCTCTTTGTTCTGATACTGCTCGCCCTGATCGTCCTCACCGTGCTGTACGCGATCTCCAGCTACAACTCGCTGGTAAAGCTGCGCAACCAGTTCAAAAACGCCTTCTCCCAGATCGACGTGCAGTTGAAAAGGCGCTACGACCTGATCCCGAACCTGGTAGAGACGGCGAAGGCGTACATGACCCACGAGCGGGAAACACTGGAGGCTGTTATCACCGCTAGGAACCAAGCGGCGGCGTCGGTAAAACAGGCGGCGGGAGCCCCCGGGGAAGCGCGCGCAATGGCGCAGCTGGCAGGCGCCGAGAATGTCCTCACCGGGGCCCTGGGCAGGCTCTTTGCGCTCGCCGAGGCCTACCCAGACCTCAAGGCAAATCAGACCATGATGCAACTGAGCGAAGAGATCACCTCGACGGAGAACCGGGTCGCCTTCGCCCGCCAGGCCTTCAACGACTCCGTCACCGGCTACAACACCTCTTGCGAAGTCTTCCCTGCCTCCATCATCGCCGGCTACTTCGGATTCAAGCAGGCGAGCCTTTTGGAAATAAAAGAGGCCGAGCGCGAGGCGCCGCGCGTTTCCTTCGCCAAAGGCTAAGAAGCGATGAACGATTTCTTCGCCAGACAGGAGAACGCCCGCCGCAATACCGGCCGGCTGCTCTTTCTCTTCGCCCTGGCCGTTATCGCGGTGGTGCTGGGCGTCTACCTGGTGGTCGCTTTGTCCCTTTGGTTCCACGAGTTCAAACACGGACGGAGTGCGAGCCTCTGGCACGCGCAGGCGTTTTTCTGGAGCTCTGCTGTGTCGCTCTCCTTTATCGCGGCCATCTCCATCTGGAAGATGATGGAACTGCGCGAAGGGGGCGCGGCCCTGGCCAAGGCCTTGGGCGCGCGGCTGGTCATTCCTCAGACAAACGAGCCGCGCGAGCGCTTGCTTCGTAACGTGATGGAGGAAATGGCCATCGCCTCGGGGATACCTGTCCCCGACCTCTACCTCATGGAGCATGAGCGGGGGATCAACGCCTTTGCCGCGGGTTTCGGCACCAGCGACGCGGTGATCTGCGTGACGCGCGGCGCGGTTGAACTGCTCAGCCGCGACGAGCTGCAGGGGGTCATGGCCCACGAGTTCAGCCACATCCTCAACGGGGACATCCTTTTGAACCTCCGCCTGCTGTGCTGG
Proteins encoded in this region:
- a CDS encoding DEAD/DEAH box helicase encodes the protein MPSPAKLTEKLLDTFFSCTPKERTMLQLLSVLYAPLSKNVLLNVVRRLGAPAPGGRSYTGLLLSEMLEKLAHQKLVVQGKDGIRCDMHIAHVATLSAVAEGAFPHMVSAIHAEIPMETDWGSSYYRTQLHALRDVRIAFYAKDEKLAFETEARFKRQFPYDLMRCHPFVTICTAPFDLEWFRSLPTKLQGAALKEILAYAGQHLLPAQPPFAVLAELAAAKGVTQDLYDVLCMELLLRGEIDAAAKASSEGASSTEAAVLASTQTLRGAYLESVASFEGALALLKKETGKRKTFFDNITGPLYILALIAAGDERSLAQAGEFCAFVLAKKEWPHRDIYLILKQVAAERSGERGASHYLEALASAPAFDTSPFYALFSVMALQWCGSEKAGKKGEKLIPLAGKARDAGYLWLADELEWTALECGVAPAPAPPNAKREKQKGLVPLIHAIAKVEFWETALQALIRLNREEEEAEQKPVSQSRLIWHFDEKRGYFEIQPREQKQAPNGKWSSGRNISLKRLAEDAAGIDYLTEQDRLVCACIKLERGHGYYGRDSYELNQDLALPLMIGHPQLYLDPAATVHLELVRGEPEIQLSTDGDTLTLQINPQFAPEQKTHLQKETPTRLKVYQVKEEYRRIATIVGSGLKLPAQAKNQALAAIHSLSSLVTVHSDIGDATTEQVPSDSTPCFHLLPYQAGLRLELLVCPLSESGPFFRPGAGGETLMAVLEGKKVQAKRDLQLEVTRAAEAVAALPVLSESEEWEGEWLIPSTEKSLELLLQFQALGETVRVSWPEGARFKIKQIATPGHCRLVIKQAKDWFELEGEVKLNEGLSLDLRQLVELAKDSPGRFIRLADGDFLALSAQLKKHLDDLASCADPHGSNAFRFHPLASPVFEEFAGQAGTFEADQQWQRQMKRLHEAEAFRPQLPATLQAELRGYQEEGFNWLNRLAHWGVGACLADDMGLGKTVQALAQIISMAEGGPSLVVAPTSVCLNWESETLKFAPTLNPIVFGGQNRAKLLQELKPFDLVICSYGLLQQEGELLAAVPWQAIILDEAQAIKNMATKRSQAAMELKGAFKMVATGTPIENHLGELWNVFRFINPGLLGSLKQFNVKFAAPIEKSQDKKARARLKKLIQPFILRRTKNQVLEELPPRTEIVMKVEMSEEEASLYEAIRKSALDNLAGVGKVEGKGELHLKILAEIMRLRRACCNPRLVLPDTPIPSTKLAAFGEIVEELRENRHKALVFSQFVGHLELIRQYVEKNGIPYQYLDGSTPPQERKKRVDAFQSGSGDLFLISLKAGGVGLNLTAADYVIHMDPWWNPAVEDQASDRAHRIGQQRPVTIYRLVTRGTIEEKIVGLHQQKRGLADSLLDESDLSGRISAEELLALLRR
- a CDS encoding REP-associated tyrosine transposase; translation: MPRIARGLNDGFIYHVLNRGNSREEVFHKQGDYYSFVKLLTESMEQFDVRIFAYCLMPNHFHILVEPEKGEALSKFMQWLTTCHVRRYHQHYGTSGHVWQDRFKSFIVQNDVHLLTVARYIEGNPVRAGLVKSAKDWRWSSHRDRLKGAGNGTISDLPIALPDAWSSYTDLPLTSIELEKLRKSVAKRAPFGEEEWVHKTSEQHGLSSTLKGQGRPKKVMKIQS
- a CDS encoding CsgG/HfaB family protein — encoded protein: MNGWYWGNIVFGGVIGLLIVDPATGAMWKMDDTLMVPLSPTVVAKAPAPAAAGAKEPEVKIAAAVDANAPALSVDKKLHLAKNDTIAVLPFTIHAAQNKYDHMSQGFSDDLTCYLMKSEDIKIIDRNTVDKALSEIKSSNSGILDTTTAQNIGKAIGAKFVILGNVEVIDSEANVICRVIKVETCENVLSEKVTGNAANILQLRDQLGQKMNQRLVTL
- a CDS encoding flavodoxin family protein; translation: MKIIAINGSPRKKWNTATLLEKALEGAASAGAETELIHLYDLNYKGCISCFACKLKGGKSYGKCAMRDELTPVLDRIAAADAFVLGSPVYFGTVTGEMHSFMERLLFQYLVYSNPPTTLFPRRIRTGFIYTMNVSEEIMKQYSYPIHIGLNEGVLARNFAACETLCANETLQFEDYDKVVFNYFDPAQRRERYQKQFPEDCKKAFALGARLVQP
- a CDS encoding cysteine hydrolase family protein, producing MSQATMESEAENATCLILVDLQNDYFPGGSMELVGMVEATANAKLLLEQARKSGTPVIHIQHIAARPGATFFVPGTDGAEINPVAEPVAGESIVVKNFPNSFRGTSLLELLAARQVKDLVICGAMSHMCIDATTRAAFDLGFNCTVVADACATRDLQFQGRTVKAADVHASFMAALAIPYAKIVTTKEMVHQI
- a CDS encoding MFS transporter; translation: MTSSEESTKVAIRQVFGLPVIVAALGYFVDIYDLVLFSIVRVPSLKGIGLSGQELIDKGVFLLNMQMAGMLLGGILWGVLGDRKGRLKIMFGSIFIYSIANLANGMANSIEAYAFLRFMAGVGLAGELGAGITLVSEVLHRSIRGYGTMIVATVGVSGAILANIVAKEFDWRTAFVIGGILGLMLLLLRVAVAESGMFKGMESKEVAKGNFLALFTSRDRFGRFMNSILIGLPSWFVVGVLITFSPEFARALAVQGPVNAGNAVMYCYMGLVAGDLVSGLLSQLLKSRKKVVLLFLLLTVAAVAGYFSAAKVTAGSFYIICGLLGFGIGYWAIFVTVAAEQFGTNLRATVATTVPNFVRGMTIPITMLFQAARKVLGLEMGALAVGALCLVIALISLSLLQETFHKDLDYFEEYL
- a CDS encoding LemA family protein, which gives rise to MDPLSLFVLILLALIVLTVLYAISSYNSLVKLRNQFKNAFSQIDVQLKRRYDLIPNLVETAKAYMTHERETLEAVITARNQAAASVKQAAGAPGEARAMAQLAGAENVLTGALGRLFALAEAYPDLKANQTMMQLSEEITSTENRVAFARQAFNDSVTGYNTSCEVFPASIIAGYFGFKQASLLEIKEAEREAPRVSFAKG